In the Thermanaerothrix sp. genome, GGCACTACGTGTGCGACAACCAGCCGGGGGCAAAGGTGGTGTACGTGAGCTCCGAGAAGTTCACCAACGAGCTCATATCCGCCATACAGAACAACAGGACCCAGGACTTCAAGGCCAAGTACAGGAGCATAGACGTGCTGCTCATAGACGACATCCAGTTCCTGGCGGACAAGGAGAGCACCCAGGAGGAGTTCTTCCACACCTTCAACAGCCTCCACGACGCCAAGAAGCAGGTGGTCATAAGCTCCGACCGGCCGCCTAAGGACATCCAGCGGGTGGAGGAGAGGCTGGTGTCCCGCTTCGAGTGGGGACTTGTGACGGACATACAGCCGCCGGACCTTGAGACCCGGGTGGCGATCCTTCAGAAGAAGGCGGAGCTCAGGGGCTATCACGTGCCCGAAGAGGTCATATTCTTCCTGGCCCAGAACATACCAAGCAACATAAGGGAGCTGGAGGGGGCCCTAAACCGGGTGGTGGCCTGTTCGGAGCTCAATGACGAGCCCATATCGGTGGAGAACGCGGCGGAGTGGCTTAAGGACATCATCCGCAACGTCATGAAGGGCCCCGTGAGCATCGACCTAATACAGCACCTGGTGGCGGAGAGCTTCGGCATCTCCGTGGACGAGCTGCTCTCCAGCAAGAGGACCTCGGACCTGGCGCTGGCAAGACAGGTGGCCATGTACCTATGCAGGGAGCACACCGAGGCAAGCCTGCAGCAGATAGGGTACGGCTTCAACAAGAAGGACCACACCACGGTTCTCCACGCCTGCAGGAAGATAGACGAGCTTTTGAAGACGGACCTCAAGGTCAAGAGCGTTGTGGATAACGTACGGAAAAAGCTGTGATAACCCCGGGTATCCACAGTGCATAAACCTGTGGATGGATGGATCTTGAAATTATTCCACATAGGGATTGTGGAAAAAGTGGATAACTTTGGCGATCCCTCTCTACAGGTCTTCCACAGGTCCAATGTGGAAAAAAACCGCCTGGATTCAGGGTTTTTCCACGTTATCCACAACCTCCACACCCCCTACTACTACGGCTTCTAGGGTCTAAAAAAAAAAAGAAAAAGCAACAGAGGAAGGGGAGGATAACTTGAAACTGGAGATAGAGAAGAGCAGCTTCATAAAGGCCTGGAACATGGCGGAGCGGTGCGCCGGAACTTCGTCTTCCAGCGCCGCGTCAAGCGTCCTTATAAGGTGCGCCGGCGGAAACGTGGAGCTCCTAGCCACGGACATGAAGACCAGCATCAAGTGCCCCGTGGAGGGGGTAAGGCAGGACATGGACGGAGAGGCCCTGTTGCCAGTGAGGGTGCTTGGAGACCTCTTCAAGAAGTCCCCGGAGAGCTACTTCTCCATAAGCCTTGAGGACGGCAAGGGGGTCATGACCGCGGGAAGGAGCCGCTACCGGTTCATGACCTACCCGGTGGAGGAGTTCCCAAAGATACCCTCCTCCTCCTCAGCCCAGGAGATGGGGGTCATATCCGCCCACGACTTAAGGACCGCCATAGCCGAGGGGGCCATAGCGGCCTCCATGTCCGAGGAGTACCCACCGTATCTCTCCTGTGCCTACTTCCAGGGGGACGACGGGGCCATGCGGGTGGTGTCCACCGACTCAAGGCGTCTTTCCTACTCCAAGGTTCCCATGAACGGCCAGTCGTCGGAGGCCATGCTCCTGCCCATGAAGGCGGTGAGGGAGCTGGACCGGATGCTGGCTTCCATGGGCGGCGAGACGGAGGTCAGGATGCTATCCGACGGCACCCAGGGGTACTTCCTGTGCCGGGAGTTCGAGTTCTCCATAAGGCGGGTGGACAGCAAGTTCCCCCAGTACGAGCGGATACTTCCAAAGTCCTGCACCACCTTCATGGAGACCTCCAGGTCCCAGCTCTTGGGAGCCCTTGAGAGGCTGGATTTGGTGGTGAGGGACTTCAACAGGATGGTGGCGGTGAACCTGTCCCCCGGTGGCAGCTGCACCTTGAGGAGCCGTTCGCCGGAGTTCGGAGAGGCGGTGGAAGAGGTGGAGGCCACTATAGAGGGAGAGCCACTTAGGATAGCCTTCAACGTACGGTTCCTGATGGAAGGGGTCAAGGGGCTTCAGGACTCCCTGGTGCGCCTTGAGTTCAACGGTCCTGGGGGACACGTGTGCATCAAGCGGATCGGATCCGACAGCTACCTCTACCTCCTGGCGCCGCTTGCCATAGACGAGGCGGAACTGCCGGGGGAAGATGCGATTTAGGTCCATAAGGTTATACAACTACAGGAACCTAAAGGACCAGTCCCTGGAGCTGTCCAAGGGGCTTAACATATTCTTAGGTCCCAACGGGGCGGGCAAGACCAACCTTTTGGAGGCCTTCTGCGTCTGTTCCGGCTGGGGGGCCTTCGACAGGACCTCAAGGGTGGTGCGCATAGGTAACCCCATGGGGGCGGTGCGGTGCGAGGCGGAGGGGGAGGAGGACCTGATCTGCGCGGT is a window encoding:
- the dnaA gene encoding chromosomal replication initiator protein DnaA; this translates as HYVCDNQPGAKVVYVSSEKFTNELISAIQNNRTQDFKAKYRSIDVLLIDDIQFLADKESTQEEFFHTFNSLHDAKKQVVISSDRPPKDIQRVEERLVSRFEWGLVTDIQPPDLETRVAILQKKAELRGYHVPEEVIFFLAQNIPSNIRELEGALNRVVACSELNDEPISVENAAEWLKDIIRNVMKGPVSIDLIQHLVAESFGISVDELLSSKRTSDLALARQVAMYLCREHTEASLQQIGYGFNKKDHTTVLHACRKIDELLKTDLKVKSVVDNVRKKL
- the dnaN gene encoding DNA polymerase III subunit beta → MKLEIEKSSFIKAWNMAERCAGTSSSSAASSVLIRCAGGNVELLATDMKTSIKCPVEGVRQDMDGEALLPVRVLGDLFKKSPESYFSISLEDGKGVMTAGRSRYRFMTYPVEEFPKIPSSSSAQEMGVISAHDLRTAIAEGAIAASMSEEYPPYLSCAYFQGDDGAMRVVSTDSRRLSYSKVPMNGQSSEAMLLPMKAVRELDRMLASMGGETEVRMLSDGTQGYFLCREFEFSIRRVDSKFPQYERILPKSCTTFMETSRSQLLGALERLDLVVRDFNRMVAVNLSPGGSCTLRSRSPEFGEAVEEVEATIEGEPLRIAFNVRFLMEGVKGLQDSLVRLEFNGPGGHVCIKRIGSDSYLYLLAPLAIDEAELPGEDAI